From the genome of Pedobacter sp. MC2016-14, one region includes:
- a CDS encoding XdhC family protein translates to MKEILDIIDAYQKAKAANKKMALATVVDVEGSSYRRAGARMLVTEDGQLTGAISGGCLEGDALRKALLVINQQHNKLVTYDTNDEDDAKFGVQLGCNGVVHILFEPIEPENPLHPLNLLEELFTKRQEGVLITLFSLAHPQDPVPGTSVLILADTVVSEYAFNEDFNEELFTEASHALVNKKSFTKEYLFEQQLLTAFVEFIRPPVSLLIAGAGNDVLPVVGMANLLGWEVTLLDGRPTHANSLRFPLANRILVAKPEDWQNLVEIDEQTVVVLMTHNYNYDLAVLKHLLKQPACTYIGSLGPKKKLERMLGDLKTAGLVPTAQQMNSIYGPVGLDLGAETAEEIALSIVAEIKKVLAGKSAGSLREKQDAIHHTSGTTAVIDI, encoded by the coding sequence ATGAAAGAGATTTTAGACATTATAGACGCTTATCAAAAGGCAAAGGCAGCAAATAAAAAAATGGCCCTGGCTACAGTGGTAGATGTAGAAGGATCATCTTACAGGCGGGCCGGAGCAAGAATGCTGGTTACGGAAGATGGACAACTTACAGGGGCCATTAGCGGCGGATGCCTGGAAGGGGATGCCTTACGAAAAGCTTTACTGGTGATTAACCAGCAGCACAATAAACTGGTTACTTACGATACCAATGACGAAGATGACGCCAAGTTTGGTGTGCAACTGGGCTGTAACGGCGTAGTGCACATCCTTTTTGAACCGATTGAACCAGAAAACCCCCTTCATCCGTTAAATTTACTGGAAGAGCTGTTTACGAAAAGACAGGAAGGTGTGCTGATTACACTGTTTTCCCTTGCGCATCCCCAGGATCCTGTTCCTGGAACTTCGGTATTGATTTTGGCTGATACAGTAGTGTCTGAATATGCGTTTAACGAGGATTTTAACGAAGAACTTTTTACAGAAGCCAGTCATGCACTGGTGAATAAAAAATCCTTTACGAAGGAATATCTTTTTGAGCAGCAGCTGCTGACGGCCTTTGTGGAGTTTATTCGTCCGCCGGTCTCTCTGCTGATTGCCGGTGCCGGCAATGACGTGTTGCCCGTGGTTGGCATGGCCAACCTGCTGGGCTGGGAAGTAACTTTGCTGGACGGGCGACCAACGCATGCAAACAGCTTGCGCTTTCCATTGGCAAACCGGATTTTAGTGGCTAAACCTGAGGACTGGCAAAACCTGGTTGAAATAGACGAGCAAACGGTAGTGGTGTTGATGACGCACAATTATAATTACGACCTGGCTGTATTGAAACATTTGTTGAAACAGCCTGCATGCACATATATTGGTAGTCTTGGGCCGAAGAAAAAACTGGAAAGGATGCTGGGGGATTTAAAAACGGCAGGACTGGTGCCTACCGCGCAGCAAATGAACAGCATATACGGGCCGGTAGGACTTGATCTTGGCGCAGAAACCGCGGAAGAAATAGCTCTTTCTATTGTTGCCGAGATTAAAAAGGTGCTGGCTGGAAAATCAGCCGGCTCTTTACGTGAAAAACAAGATGCCATACACCATACTTCAGGTACAACCGCCGTTATTGACATTTGA
- a CDS encoding NTP transferase domain-containing protein has product MELKKIGMVILAAGNSARMGKPKQLLRYQNKTLLANALEAGKAVVKEYLVLVLGANYEVIAAEAEKFDLQVLRNPDWGQGMGTSIAAGTSWLCERYPDLDAVVVSVCDQPYLSAGIFEHLIEEARRTGKSIIASAYAGTVGVPVLFTKYHFNELIRLTGKEGAKTLLLSNQQDVALVPFEKGAVDIDTPEDYYKLENP; this is encoded by the coding sequence ATGGAACTGAAAAAAATAGGCATGGTTATCCTTGCTGCCGGTAATTCTGCCAGGATGGGAAAGCCAAAACAGTTGTTAAGGTATCAAAACAAAACGCTGCTGGCCAATGCCCTGGAGGCTGGAAAAGCAGTTGTTAAGGAATACCTGGTGCTGGTGCTTGGTGCCAATTACGAAGTTATAGCAGCCGAAGCGGAAAAATTTGACCTGCAAGTGCTGCGAAATCCCGATTGGGGACAAGGAATGGGGACTTCCATTGCTGCAGGAACCTCATGGCTTTGCGAAAGGTATCCGGATCTGGATGCGGTGGTAGTAAGTGTCTGCGATCAGCCTTACTTAAGTGCCGGGATATTTGAGCATTTAATTGAGGAGGCCAGGCGCACAGGTAAAAGCATTATTGCCAGTGCCTATGCGGGCACAGTAGGCGTACCCGTTCTGTTTACAAAGTATCATTTTAATGAATTAATACGTTTAACAGGAAAAGAAGGCGCAAAAACCTTACTTTTGAGTAATCAGCAGGATGTAGCCCTGGTGCCTTTTGAAAAAGGTGCGGTAGATATAGATACACCTGAAGACTACTATAAACTGGAAAATCCTTAA
- the moaA gene encoding GTP 3',8-cyclase MoaA, whose amino-acid sequence MIKDAYGRVHNYLRISLTDNCNLRCFYCMPEEEYEFTQASKLMQLEEIEALAQLFVREGVDKIRLTGGEPFVRKDAGQIILALSKLPVELSLTTNGARIHHFMEILLQARISSINISLDTLQAEKFNLITRRDLFAQVKANVELLLQHNIKVKINVVVMKGLNDMEINDFIAWTETARLEIRFIEFMPFAGNRWTSNQVVSLAEILEQVGTKYEYTALPSGLNDTAKHYQVPGHTGTFAVISTMTAPFCSTCNRMRLTADGKLKNCLFSKGEMDLLGPLRLGADVLPLIKTCIGSKAKALGGQFSGLFEHLEADTIHNRSMITIGG is encoded by the coding sequence ATGATAAAAGATGCCTATGGTCGTGTACACAATTATCTTCGGATATCTCTGACGGATAACTGTAATCTTCGCTGCTTTTATTGCATGCCCGAAGAAGAGTACGAGTTTACGCAAGCCTCTAAACTAATGCAGCTGGAAGAAATTGAAGCACTTGCCCAGCTTTTTGTGCGGGAGGGCGTAGATAAAATCCGCTTAACCGGCGGAGAGCCTTTTGTTAGAAAAGACGCCGGGCAGATCATTTTGGCTTTGTCTAAATTACCTGTAGAACTTTCATTAACAACCAATGGCGCAAGGATCCATCATTTTATGGAAATCTTACTCCAGGCCAGGATCAGCAGCATCAACATTAGCCTGGATACCCTGCAGGCAGAAAAATTTAATTTGATTACCCGTAGGGATTTATTTGCGCAGGTAAAGGCGAATGTTGAACTATTGTTACAGCATAACATTAAAGTAAAGATTAATGTGGTAGTGATGAAAGGGCTGAACGACATGGAGATCAATGATTTTATAGCCTGGACTGAAACTGCCAGACTGGAAATACGTTTTATAGAATTTATGCCCTTTGCAGGAAACAGGTGGACCAGCAACCAGGTGGTATCTCTGGCAGAAATTCTGGAGCAGGTGGGCACAAAATATGAATATACAGCCTTGCCTTCGGGCTTAAACGATACGGCGAAACACTATCAGGTACCGGGGCATACCGGAACTTTTGCGGTGATTAGTACCATGACGGCACCTTTTTGCAGTACTTGTAACCGGATGCGCCTGACAGCCGATGGCAAGTTGAAAAATTGCCTCTTCTCTAAAGGAGAAATGGATTTACTGGGTCCGTTGAGATTGGGGGCTGATGTTTTACCCTTAATAAAAACATGCATCGGCAGCAAAGCCAAAGCTTTAGGCGGTCAGTTCTCTGGCTTGTTTGAGCATCTGGAAGCCGATACAATACACAATAGAAGTATGATTACCATTGGTGGCTAA